A stretch of DNA from Pongo pygmaeus isolate AG05252 chromosome 3, NHGRI_mPonPyg2-v2.0_pri, whole genome shotgun sequence:
CATGCAAGGTTAAGACCTTAGAGTGGCTGCTCTAGAAGTGAAGCCTGAGGGGGATTCCTGTTTTCTTGGGAAACACATTTATGGAGAATAGGGTAGCAGAAGAAATGGGTAAGGTAAAAAGGATGGAGTTTGGgaagaaataagtaaaagtaGGGTTTCAGGAGAAGTCTAGCCTCAGCCTGATCTCACAAGGAGCTCTGAGCATGAGTCGCACCAGAGGTTGTCCTGCCCGGAGGCAATGAGGGTGGACTGTTACCCTGCTACCCCCATGCCCCATCCCACATCGGTCAGTCAATCATTAGTCATGCCCTAACCCTAGGAAAGCAGGGGAGTGGGGTGGACAACACTTCCCAGGCATCTTCAGGTAAGGAAACTCCTGCCAACTAAGAGAAATCCTTCAGAAAATAGTACAGAAGACAATCTCTGTGGCAGCTGGGGTTCAGAGCACTTCCCTGGTAAATGAGCTCTGGATGGAGCAATAACAGCAATAGCTACAGTCACATAGCTGGGaagcagaggaggaaaaaaggcaATGCATTTCTGCTGACAGGTTCAAAACCAGTTTTGGTCTGTCTCCTAAAGTCCCAAATGTTTTTAATGCACCGGGTTTATAGTTTTTACCTACTTTATCTCATCGAATTGGAGTCCCCAAACAGAGTACAGTACATATCTGCCCATTTTTATGGAGAAGGAAATGGAGGTTCTCAGAATCTGAATCTAAGATCCCATGGCCAGTGATTAGTACAGCTAGGATGCACACACAGGTCTTctggctctctctctttgctgttATCCAACTGGGAAATTTGGGCAAAATGGAGTAAAGGTCTTGACATCAGGGAGAACTAAAGCACCAAGGTCATTTTCTACATCGAAACACTTTAATGAAGAAGCTAAATCTGATGATGTCCTCTTTAGCTTTGGCCTTCTCTCATTGTGTGCTGTTCGGAGAACTCTGTTACGTTGCTCTGGCCTTTAACTCTGGCTCAGTCTTCCTAAATGAGCTGCTGCCAGTTAGGAGCATGTTTTATCACGTCCCTGTTGCATCAAATCCCAGCCACTGCTTTGCTTGAAGGTAATCTTGACATCATCCTAACTGTCCAACTCCAAATCCTAGATGCCCATAATTTCCCTTACAGGCTCTGCCTAATAGACAGATACATATGTTTTATATCTTCCTCCACTTACCCACAAATAGATGGACTGAAAAGGAGCAGAGACACCGGAGACAAAATTTCATTTGTAAGAAGAAACGGCCCTATCAACGTGGGCAAGCCCTTTAATTTCcgagtttatttttctgtaaaattagTAGCCCATTTTCTACTTCCTAGAGTTGTTATATAGGTTAGaagcaatatatttaaaataccaaGCACATGGCAGGTGTGCAACAAATGATAGCTATTTTTATGCAACAGATACACCTGCACAGGAGCCAAATTCACATGGGTGCCTGCTAAGTAAGCTTCCaacactccagccttggaaagCAGTAGCTTCTCATTGAGTTTAACACATTTGACATGCCACTTAGACAAATCTCTTGCCTACCTCCACCCTCTACCCCCGGCCTCTCCCCATGACCACTATCTTCATGTCTCAAGCTTCCCTTGTTCAGAATGCCCTGCTCTGGTGACACCACTGCCATTCGTGCCCCAGCTTTACGGCAattcctccatgaagccttcccaTAGAAAGGTCAGGGTCTCTGTGGCCCACAAGTTAAGTGACCTGCCCTGACATGCGACCTCTGGGAAgattccctatttcttgtttctgACAAATGACATTCTGGAGAGCGTCTCTGATATTTTTCACCTTCTTTTGTGATATGTGGTGTCAACGTTTCCCATTTCTGGACTATTTCCCTGGAGTGAGCAAGAATCCtttcttctgaaaaaaatgactttaggtcaggattacattttttttattattattaatttatcttatttatttatttatttttgagatggagtcttgctctgtcgcccaggctggagtgcagtggcatcatctcggctcactgcaacctccacctgccaggttcaagaggttctcctgcctcagcctcctgagtagctgggattacaggcactcgccatcatgcctggcaaatttttgtatttttagtagagatggggtttcattatgtttgtcaggctggccttgaactcctgacctcgtgattcacctgcctcggcctctcaaagtgccgggattacaggcgtgagccactatgcccagccaggaccactttttaaatctcagtttcctcttctctatAAGGGGGCTAGTTGATTTCTCTCAGGAATGTTGCTGAACTGAATGCCAAACCGTGGAACACATCCCCCCACCCAGTCTATACAAAGCTAAATGTCTTTCCCATTGTACTCCAAGAACCTCTGTACTTTTATTAAAGTCCAGAACAAACAGTTAATGACTACTGGTTCctgttgtattttctttctatattcttgAGGACTCAATACCATGTTGAGCATGTGGTAGGggctcaaaaaagtaaaattgtaatGAATAATGGTGACCTGTGACACCACCCCTGTAAGCAGCAGGCACACTAGGCATTGGCCTCCCCTGCCCTGCATCTCCTTTCAGTTGGGTAAGCCTCCAAGCACAGAAGGAGTAAAGCACCCTGTGCTCAGAGGTATGTCACTTTTCCTAAACTCGCAAACCTTCAGGTTGTGAGCTGATAACCAAATGGTGTTAAAAGGATTTCAACCCTATCTGATtccaggaggaagggaaagggaaggggctgTTCTGACTCTGGAGTGTCAAGTGTGTGAATATTCCAAATCTAATAGCTGAGGCTTGGTTCAGTTGTTCTCAGCTGCCTCTCTGGAAGGACCTACCTAGATCCCCCAGGCTGCTCCTAGGCTGGGGAGGTCTGGACAGGAGCCCCACCCCTTCCACTGACATCCGTCTCTGTTAATGGAATTGGTAGAAGGCATGTTTTGGAGGGACCGGGTGCTATTAGGCTCCTGAGTCACTGCATTTTGGCCCTATAAGGACAGCCCAGGGTCTACTACAGGGCCTTCTTTGAATTTGACAGTGCTTGGTGAGATCTATTAATAAATACCTTGGATAAGTCTGGAGTGATGGTTTCCTACCCAGTGTACCTTCTCAATGACTGGCTGGGGTTGTACcaaaaatgaatgaacagatagTGCCACTAGGACCTCTGATCCCTTGCTCATGGTAGACtcatttgaacattcctttagccACGACTCTGCACCCCCAAATGAAAACATATTGAATTTACATTCACTGATCATTTTACACTGGACCACCCCCTCCATCGACTATGCCAGTCCCAGGAGCTAGATTATATGTTCCATGTGCTGGTCCTGTCTTCCTCCACTCCTCCCCGCTGCCTCTTGCATCAACAGTTCATGCTTCAACCAGACCATCCCTGTCAGGGCACAGGAATTCACAGGCAGTTTGCAAAGAGCATCTTCTTCAGTCAGAGACTCTCATTGCAGTTTCCTTTCAGTCACCATATTCCTGAACAGGCTTGGAAACTTGACTTAACCTTGCTGGGCCCTCTTATTTCTTCAGCTCTTCAACAAGTATGGTAAAAGCAAGATCCAACGATGCGTTGCAGAGGGAGGCTCTCTGCCTATTGAAAAGTACCATGTCCACCAGGGGCCTGCTGTAAATATTTCTGCTACTTCCTCTAGGGGAGATGATGGTTTAATGACAACTTTAATGGATTCTAAAGAGGAAGGCATCCTCTCTGCTCTCTGTGCATGATATGGGGTGGGGCATAGGTCATGCTAAGGTCAGGTCAGGCTGGAGCTGCTGAAACATACCAAGGTGACTCACTTCCCTGACAACACTGCTGAGAAAAATGCAGGCTTCTTCTTGCCCTTCCTGTATCTGGGACACACCTCTTAGGATGGAAGATATTTGGCACCTGGGAAGAAATGTCAAGTCAGGTCAGGAAGAACTGGCTCTGAGTCTGGGCTTTTCCTTTTGAGTTCAGAAAGAGTTGGGTGAaaactaaatacataaataacctGTGCTTTGGCTCTGAGTAGCCTCTAAGCCTGAGTTTATAGTaaatgtgaccttgggcaagtttctcaTGTTCTCTGGGCCTATTTCCTCCTTTTTGAAATTTCCATAATAATATCTGCATCCTGGGGTTGCTTGGAGAAATTTCAATGAGTTCTTAAGTGTAGGAGATGATTAATAACATCCATTTCTGTCATTTTCCTTCTGTATAAACTATGTCAGGAAACCGgtttattttgcttgtttgtattttctcttttactgtaatgaatgttttatttttattaaaatccaaTGTGTTTAATTCTGTAAAAGGCTGACTGCATGAAGAATGCATGAAAAAACTGAGGATAAGAAGGGTTTATGTGACCATCTCCAACAAGCTGGCTGCTCAGGGGCAGAAGTAAAACTGAAACTCCAGCCTCTCCTCTGGGGGCAGGTACAGTGGTTCTCTTAGGTGCTACCCTCAACTCtgcccttttctctttttaacttcAACCCTTGGGAGCttactttttctttcacattcaGGACTCCAAATTTAGGgttgattttaaaacatacacatatttatGTCTCAGTGCATATGTAACATATGTCTATAATGCCAATGTATCTTTCAGGAAGTAAGCAGACTTTCAGACTAAGCAAAAGACTACTACCCTTTTAGTCAGCATTTCACAGAACCTACAGGatgaagacacacatagactttgcggtttctcttttctattctaATTGGCTTTCTGGAGGCCAACTGCCACCTGGGGCAAAGTACCCAGGTCCAAGATCATTCTGAAGGCCAAGAATTTAATCCTCTTTATTATAACTGCTGAGATCAGAAGCATATGCAAATATTCTTTGAGGTCAAGATGGATCCCAAGAGACCTCTAGCCAGTCACTAACTGCTTCTCCATCCTGAATATTGCTTTGTTTACTTGAAGTTTACATGTGGGAATGGGTAAAACTGTGACCTCCAAAAATGACAAGGAATTGCTCAGGAGATAAATCTTACAATCcaagtaaaaataaatctgatGATCAGAATgagacattaaaaattaaaaagagcaatgcagaaaggagaggggagagagaggattATAATAGCcatgaaaaacatgtttttttaagTAACAAAAGAATTTAGATTTTGCAATGATTGCAACACAGACAGCTATTTTGAGTTGGGGGCAAGTTAATTATATTCAAGAAAAGATAGCGTCTCcagaaaaaatctttttttttcagtgaaatagTTTAGTTCCTTCATATAGAGACATATTACACAATGTTAACAACcatgaaaaacaatacaaaatgccCTCCATTTAACAAGTAGAAAAATATAACTAGTATATATGGCAATTGTGAATCTAATACTGTACAGAAGTACTTTAtggattttacaaataaattataccttaaatgcttttttaaaattctttttccccCCAGATGTACACCAGAACTTACAGTAGGAAAGTTTCTGAGCTTAGCTTATTGCAAATCAGTGCCAGTCAAATGTTCTGCCAACAAGCTCGAAGAACTTCTTATTTGGCTCATGAAAATATTCGTGCAGTTTATTGAGTAGTTTGGGATCGACTTGGGGATGTGCCCGGCCTTTGGACTCATGTAAGCAGCGGTCCCGGCCGCTGTCCCGCAGGCAGTAAAAGCCCTTGGTTTTGTTAAAGTAGAAGTTCGAGGCATTGATCTGCGGCGACAGCTTTAGGAACCTCTCGACCTTTTGGATCTCAGGGAAAGGGTCCCTGATGAGGCGGTCGCCGTCCACAATGTGGATGTGGCGCAGTGGGAAGAAGCGCAGCCAGTTCTGCATGTGCACGTGGTAGAGGCTGCGGTTGAGGGCCTTGTAGTCCACGTTGAGCCGGCCGTCGCGCACCAGGAACTCCTCGATGGACGGATAGGGCTTGCGCTTCTGCATGTGGTTGTAGAACACTTGGGTGTAGTCAGATAGCACGCGCTCCGACGGGTCTCGCAGGATGAGCAGCAGCCGGATGG
This window harbors:
- the HS3ST1 gene encoding heparan sulfate glucosamine 3-O-sulfotransferase 1; amino-acid sequence: MAALLLGAVLLVAQPQLVPSRPAELGQQELLRKAGTLQDDVRDGAAPNGSAQQLPQTIIIGVRKGGTRALLEMLSLHPDVAAAENEVHFFDWEEHYSHGLGWYLSQMPFSWPHQLTVEKTPAYFTSPKVPERVYSMNPSIRLLLILRDPSERVLSDYTQVFYNHMQKRKPYPSIEEFLVRDGRLNVDYKALNRSLYHVHMQNWLRFFPLRHIHIVDGDRLIRDPFPEIQKVERFLKLSPQINASNFYFNKTKGFYCLRDSGRDRCLHESKGRAHPQVDPKLLNKLHEYFHEPNKKFFELVGRTFDWH